The following proteins are encoded in a genomic region of Oncorhynchus kisutch isolate 150728-3 linkage group LG6, Okis_V2, whole genome shotgun sequence:
- the txnl1 gene encoding thioredoxin-like protein 1 isoform X3 has product MVGVKVIGNDSEFQPELADAGSRLAVVKFTMAGCRPCVRISPAFNMLSNKYPHVIFLEVDVHVCQATAAANNISATPTFLFFRNKVRVDLYQGADASGLEEKIKQHVENDPGSNEDSDIPKGYMDLMPFVNKAGCECLNESDESGFENCLVKDTTYLESDCDEQLLITMSFNQPVKLFSMKLLSSDFAQAPKCVKIFINLPRSMDFDDAERSEATQTLDLAEEDFKDDGLIPLRYVKFQNVQSVTLVPVLKPEEGGVVQF; this is encoded by the exons ATGGTCGGGGTAAAAGTAATCGGGAATGATTCAGAATTCCAACCTGAACTAGCAGACGCCGGATCAAGGCTTGCGGTAGTGAAGTTCACCATGGCAGG GTGTCGACCCTGTGTCAGGATATCCCCTGCTTTCAACATGTTGAGTAACAAGTACCCTCATGTCATTTTTCTCGAAGTAGATGTACACGTCTGTCAG GCAACGGCTGCAGCCAACAACATCTCTGCCACGCCAACGTTTTTGTTTTTCCGTAACAAAGTGCGCGTCGACCTGTATCAGGGTGCAGATGCCTCAGGACTAGAGGAGAAGATCAAGCAGCATGTAGAAAACGACCCTGGAAGCAACGAGGACTCGGACATTCCCAAGGGATAT aTGGACCTGATGCCGTTTGTGAACAAAGCTGGCTGTGAGTGTCTAA ATGAGAGTGATGAAAGCGGCTTTGAAAACTGCTTAGTCAAGGACACCACCTACCTGGAGTCTGACTGTGATGAACAG CTCCTAATTACTATGTCCTTCAACCAGCCTGTCAAGCTGTTCTCCATGAAGCTCCTGTCCTCTGACTTCG CCCAGGCACCAAAGTGTGTGAAGATCTTCATTAACCTTCCTCGCTCCATGGACTTTGACGATGCTGAGCGTAGCGAGGCCACACAGACCCTGGACCTGGCTGAGGAGGATTTCAAGGACGACGGACTGATCCCACTGAGATACGTCAAATTCCAGAATGTCCAGAGCGTCACC TTGGTTCCTGTTCTAAAGCCAGAAGAAGGAGGTGTTGTCCAGTTCTGA
- the txnl1 gene encoding thioredoxin-like protein 1 isoform X4 has translation MVGVKVIGNDSEFQPELADAGSRLAVVKFTMAGCRPCVRISPAFNMLSNKYPHVIFLEVDVHVCQATAAANNISATPTFLFFRNKVRVDLYQGADASGLEEKIKQHVENDPGSNEDSDIPKGYMDLMPFVNKAGCECLNESDESGFENCLVKDTTYLESDCDEQLLITMSFNQPVKLFSMKLLSSDFAQAPKCVKIFINLPRSMDFDDAERSEATQTLDLAEEDFKDDGLIPLRYVKFQNVQSVTLVPVLKPEEGGVVQF, from the exons ATGGTCGGGGTAAAAGTAATCGGGAATGATTCAGAATTCCAACCTGAACTAGCAGACGCCGGATCAAGGCTTGCGGTAGTGAAGTTCACCATGGCAGG GTGTCGACCCTGTGTCAGGATATCCCCTGCTTTCAACATGTTGAGTAACAAGTACCCTCATGTCATTTTTCTCGAAGTAGATGTACACGTCTGTCAG GCAACGGCTGCAGCCAACAACATCTCTGCCACGCCAACGTTTTTGTTTTTCCGTAACAAAGTGCGCGTCGACCTGTATCAGGGTGCAGATGCCTCAGGACTAGAGGAGAAGATCAAGCAGCATGTAGAAAACGACCCTGGAAGCAACGAGGACTCGGACATTCCCAAGGGATAT aTGGACCTGATGCCGTTTGTGAACAAAGCTGGCTGTGAGTGTCTAAATGAGAGTGATGAAAGCGGCTTTGAAAACTGCTTAGTCAAGGACACCACCTACCTGGAGTCTGACTGTGATGAACAG CTCCTAATTACTATGTCCTTCAACCAGCCTGTCAAGCTGTTCTCCATGAAGCTCCTGTCCTCTGACTTCG CCCAGGCACCAAAGTGTGTGAAGATCTTCATTAACCTTCCTCGCTCCATGGACTTTGACGATGCTGAGCGTAGCGAGGCCACACAGACCCTGGACCTGGCTGAGGAGGATTTCAAGGACGACGGACTGATCCCACTGAGATACGTCAAATTCCAGAATGTCCAGAGCGTCACC TTGGTTCCTGTTCTAAAGCCAGAAGAAGGAGGTGTTGTCCAGTTCTGA
- the txnl1 gene encoding thioredoxin-like protein 1 isoform X1, whose translation MVGVKVIGNDSEFQPELADAGSRLAVVKFTMAGCRPCVRISPAFNMLSNKYPHVIFLEVDVHVCQATAAANNISATPTFLFFRNKVRVDLYQGADASGLEEKIKQHVENDPGSNEDSDIPKGYMDLMPFVNKAGCECLNESDESGFENCLVKDTTYLESDCDEQLLITMSFNQPVKLFSMKLLSSDFAQAPKCVKIFINLPRSMDFDDAERSEATQTLDLAEEDFKDDGLIPLRYVKFQNVQSVTMFVKNNQGDEETTKINYLTFIGTPVQATNMNDFKRVVGKKGESH comes from the exons ATGGTCGGGGTAAAAGTAATCGGGAATGATTCAGAATTCCAACCTGAACTAGCAGACGCCGGATCAAGGCTTGCGGTAGTGAAGTTCACCATGGCAGG GTGTCGACCCTGTGTCAGGATATCCCCTGCTTTCAACATGTTGAGTAACAAGTACCCTCATGTCATTTTTCTCGAAGTAGATGTACACGTCTGTCAG GCAACGGCTGCAGCCAACAACATCTCTGCCACGCCAACGTTTTTGTTTTTCCGTAACAAAGTGCGCGTCGACCTGTATCAGGGTGCAGATGCCTCAGGACTAGAGGAGAAGATCAAGCAGCATGTAGAAAACGACCCTGGAAGCAACGAGGACTCGGACATTCCCAAGGGATAT aTGGACCTGATGCCGTTTGTGAACAAAGCTGGCTGTGAGTGTCTAAATGAGAGTGATGAAAGCGGCTTTGAAAACTGCTTAGTCAAGGACACCACCTACCTGGAGTCTGACTGTGATGAACAG CTCCTAATTACTATGTCCTTCAACCAGCCTGTCAAGCTGTTCTCCATGAAGCTCCTGTCCTCTGACTTCG CCCAGGCACCAAAGTGTGTGAAGATCTTCATTAACCTTCCTCGCTCCATGGACTTTGACGATGCTGAGCGTAGCGAGGCCACACAGACCCTGGACCTGGCTGAGGAGGATTTCAAGGACGACGGACTGATCCCACTGAGATACGTCAAATTCCAGAATGTCCAGAGCGTCACC ATGTTTGTGAAGAACAACCAAGGGGATGAAGAGACAACAAAAATCAATTACCTTACTTTTATTGGGACCCCTGTACAGGCAACGAACATGAATGACTTCAAACGG GTTGTGGGCAAGAAAGGAGAGAGTCACTGa
- the txnl1 gene encoding thioredoxin-like protein 1 isoform X2: MVGVKVIGNDSEFQPELADAGSRLAVVKFTMAGCRPCVRISPAFNMLSNKYPHVIFLEVDVHVCQATAAANNISATPTFLFFRNKVRVDLYQGADASGLEEKIKQHVENDPGSNEDSDIPKGYMDLMPFVNKAGCECLNESDESGFENCLVKDTTYLESDCDEQLLITMSFNQPVKLFSMKLLSSDFAQAPKCVKIFINLPRSMDFDDAERSEATQTLDLAEEDFKDDGLIPLRYVKFQNVQSVTMFVKNNQGDEETTKINYLTFIGTPVQATNMNDFKRVVGKKGESH; this comes from the exons ATGGTCGGGGTAAAAGTAATCGGGAATGATTCAGAATTCCAACCTGAACTAGCAGACGCCGGATCAAGGCTTGCGGTAGTGAAGTTCACCATGGCAGG GTGTCGACCCTGTGTCAGGATATCCCCTGCTTTCAACATGTTGAGTAACAAGTACCCTCATGTCATTTTTCTCGAAGTAGATGTACACGTCTGTCAG GCAACGGCTGCAGCCAACAACATCTCTGCCACGCCAACGTTTTTGTTTTTCCGTAACAAAGTGCGCGTCGACCTGTATCAGGGTGCAGATGCCTCAGGACTAGAGGAGAAGATCAAGCAGCATGTAGAAAACGACCCTGGAAGCAACGAGGACTCGGACATTCCCAAGGGATAT aTGGACCTGATGCCGTTTGTGAACAAAGCTGGCTGTGAGTGTCTAA ATGAGAGTGATGAAAGCGGCTTTGAAAACTGCTTAGTCAAGGACACCACCTACCTGGAGTCTGACTGTGATGAACAG CTCCTAATTACTATGTCCTTCAACCAGCCTGTCAAGCTGTTCTCCATGAAGCTCCTGTCCTCTGACTTCG CCCAGGCACCAAAGTGTGTGAAGATCTTCATTAACCTTCCTCGCTCCATGGACTTTGACGATGCTGAGCGTAGCGAGGCCACACAGACCCTGGACCTGGCTGAGGAGGATTTCAAGGACGACGGACTGATCCCACTGAGATACGTCAAATTCCAGAATGTCCAGAGCGTCACC ATGTTTGTGAAGAACAACCAAGGGGATGAAGAGACAACAAAAATCAATTACCTTACTTTTATTGGGACCCCTGTACAGGCAACGAACATGAATGACTTCAAACGG GTTGTGGGCAAGAAAGGAGAGAGTCACTGa